A stretch of the Aegilops tauschii subsp. strangulata cultivar AL8/78 chromosome 4, Aet v6.0, whole genome shotgun sequence genome encodes the following:
- the LOC109781952 gene encoding NDR1/HIN1-like protein 6 — protein sequence MAALNTIHEHNERDLEAGHATPPSSLVTGKARRRNSCRRFACVALVVVAALAVALAAVLGALYVALDPKMPLYTVHALNVTAFGMDDDMTARARFDAAVRFENPNRAIGISYEEGSSLAVWYGGYRLSEGALPAFYQGHRDAAVVHVAMSEARLGGTGVVEAMRHVNGAGGELPLVFRGEVPVRVKVGPVTTGKVTPRVRCDLVLDRLSTEGGIGVKRMNCNLKLW from the coding sequence ATGGCAGCCCTCAACACGATCCACGAGCACAATGAGCGTGACCTCGAGGCAGGGCACGCTACGCCGCCGTCATCGCTCGTCACGGGCAAGGCCCGTCGCCGCAACAGCTGCCGCCGGTTCGCCTGCGTCGCCCTTGTCGTCGTGGCAGCCCTCGCCGTCGCCCTCGCGGCCGTCCTCGGGGCTCTCTACGTGGCGCTCGACCCGAAGATGCCCCTTTACACGGTGCACGCGCTCAACGTGACGGCCTTCGGCATGGACGACGACATGACCGCGCGTGCGCGGTTCGACGCGGCGGTCCGGTTCGAGAACCCGAACCGGGCCATCGGCATCTCGTACGAGGAGGGGTCCAGCCTCGCGGTGTGGTACGGTGGGTACCGGCTGTCCGAGGGAGCGCTGCCGGCGTTCTACCAGGGCCACCGCGACGCCGCGGTTGTGCACGTCGCCATGAGCGAGGCGCGGCTGGGTGGCACAGGGGTGGTGGAGGCCATGAGGCACGTGAACGGGGCTGGCGGCGAGCTGCCGCTGGTGTTCCGCGGCGAGGTGCCCGTGCGGGTGAAGGTCGGGCCGGTGACGACCGGCAAGGTGACGCCCCGTGTCCGGTGCGACCTGGTGCTGGACAGGCTGAGCACCGAGGGCGGGATCGGGGTCAAGAGGATGAACTGCAACTTGAAGCTATGGTAA